In Helicoverpa zea isolate HzStark_Cry1AcR chromosome 7, ilHelZeax1.1, whole genome shotgun sequence, the genomic window ttcacTACCAAGTTAGTTGACAGCCCACTATTAATAAgtagatatataaataaaaacctgaATTATGTTATCATATTTATTAAGAAGACTAGCTTTTGctgacttcgttcgcatggaatagtgacttccggcatatttttggtttgaccaatagatggcgctatatgtccggaataaattttattttttatttttatatatatttttttaaataaaaactatcctatgtcctttctcaagttccaaactatgtctgtaccaaatttcacacaaatcggttcagtagtttaggcgtgaagaaaagacagacagacagacagacagacagagttactttcacatttataatattaggattAAAGACTGCGACCAAGTCATAGGTATTTATGTACAAGTGTGTATGCACTTTCACAGTAATAATCATAATTGCATCTGCTGTACTGAAGAACTAAATACCTTAAAACAACCTTTGGCTCGCTAATTCAGCATTATACTTTGATTTTTATAGCAATAACAAATAGCATGACTAACAAGTGTAAACAGGTTAATTCGCTCATCAAATTGAGAATCTGTGcaacaatatgcaatatttacatgAATTGTTGCTAAGGCATACATAAGACAAAATTGAACGTTAAATGCTTCACTTAGTcaagttctttttattattattttataggtaatgtTGTTTAGCATTCAATACAAGGTAAACCTAATACCTAAATACTTAGTATTTTAGCTCTGCCGCCTCAGGCGAAATTGGAAACATATTTAATTCTGCCTGTTGCTCCCGGGTAACAAGCGCCTAATTTGTTAATGATATGTTAATGGTTTATTCAAAACAAGTTCAAGAGCTAGCTGAAATATCACACGTAAGATAATATTTCACGTAAAGTGAACTAAGGtatgttattttcatttacatTTACTATAGAGGTTTGAAGACACTCATTCTTGCTTTAATGAGAGACTAAATAAGAATACAGCTTTTTAAATGGGCCTAGTTTCATTCAGTTTTGTTTCTGGGATAAGAACCATgatataaattaaatcaaaGTATGCaagaaattataaagaaaataacattaCTTAAGTAACCGTTCGTCTATTTGCAATATTTATAAGCAGTTTCAATGACACCTCTTTTAAACAAATTCATAGACTAGTCAAAACCTTCTTCTTAACAAAATCTCGCTTATCTGGCATCCAATTACAATAACTAAAGCGTCTCATCAGACTTAAGACCTAGAATGTGGAAATTGAAAGCGGCTCCGGATACTAAGAACATAAGTATGGCGTCTCATCTACATGATAGACTGGAGCAATATTCGTTGATGAATTGAACACTTGAATAATTTAAGGAGGTTGCATCATCACGTCTGGGTAACTGAATCctatattagttaggattatacatgtgaaagtaactctgtctgtctgtcttttcttcaatcctagactactgaaccgatttgtgtgacaTTAGGTACAACGATAGTTTGGAACTTAAGAAATGACAcaagatagtttttattacaaagaaatataataataaaatttattcctgacatatagcgccatctataaGTCAAAccaaaatctgccggaagtcactattccacgcgaacgaagtcgcgggcaaaagccagtggttgtataaatatataaagataTAGCTGGATTTCTCGTCAAGCAAAGTCTCGATTAGCAAAGTGGATAATTGAATCTGGCTCACCTTTTTCCCGTTAGGATAGGGTGGATTTCTAGTCTAACCAGATACAGTAGAGGAATGAGTGTTTTACATCAAGTGACtgtctatttgacctcctcaacccagttacttgaaCAATTCATAAACCATTTATAAGAGTGATTTTCAGACCTGGCTTTAGAgttcccgtaacgactgctaaagatgtagAACTCAAAACAAGAACCCATAAGTTAACGTGCCTTCCAAAGCGAGTCATAATTTAAAGGTTCTATAGCTACATAAATAGCActacaacaaatatattttcttgcCAGAAAACAGACATGTTAATGAGAATTTCGAGCTTCAAATTATTAGCAGTGAATATAATTAACCTGATTTTACTTACTGAGGTAAGGTGAGAGAACATTTAGTACAATATACACTGGCATCAGTCTAACTTTGATGAGTAATTGAATAACTGACCTCTTAAAATGTTCCGAAGAATATTGATGATTAGTGCAGTCAAGATAAATGCATACTTAACATTATcggtgtaattaattattataattgtcttcGTAATCATTCCAATGGCCTACTTTCTGCAGtttgttttgacaaaataattattagctCTAGATTAATTGTTACACAACATTAAAGTTCTAAGACTTGATATtctttactaataatataaagaggaaacatttttgttcgtttgtttgtacaaaaaaaGCTACGACACTACTGAACCGGAGtgaaacattctttcactgAAGGAAAGCGACACTATCCAgatgaaactgcgggaaaagtGTGAAACCAATATGTTTGATCATAATTTTAATCTTTATATTCGCGGTCAAAACCGAAGATTGCAAATAGTTAATACAATTCTTTTGCTAAGAAATATTTTAGCCCCTCTCGTTTTCCTAGAAATTATCTTCACAGATAACAAAACGGCTAACGAGGGGTCTTATTTCTTGTCAAAACGATAGCATTACCTCTTTGTATTATTATAATGGATTCAGATATTTAGGTAGCTAgattatctataatataaaaatgaatcgcaaaatgtgttggtaagcgcataactcaacaacgcctggaccaatttggctaattcttcttttgttgtgtttgttattgtcagaagaaggttcttatgaaaaaaaatagggtaaagtagagaagtcagttgacgggagcgaagccgcgggcaaaagctagtttactataaaataattacgatGAAGATTGGATATTCGATTGTTTTAATAGTTGTGTGTCATATACACGAATACCTCTACGTAAGTTTTCATGAAACTTGTTAAATTAGCTTATACGTCAGAATAAGATAATAAGTTACCtactacatatgtatatctGGTTCATGTTCAGAAAGTAAGTTTCTAGttattttacaagcttttatttaacttgcaatgtatgtatgtctgtaactatgtgtgttcaggtggaattttacaactcaatttttaCCAGTATAGCCTATTACTAAAACTATAATGATTcacaaaaaacagttttttattacCCATTAGCTTTTATCTATTAGTTATCAAGGTAACGAAGCTGCCTTCATGCCtttgtgataaaaataactcttcatCCCCAGACTTGTAGCGAGACTTTTTAATCATGTCTACCCACGGAAGTTACGGGcggttaaagttttttttttataataaagactAAATGCTGGTAAAAGAGATAATCTAATACAAGGTCTTCGTTTACTGTTGTGTTAACACTGTTTATAAAGAAGACGCTCTTTTAGGTCAGTTAGGTTCCTATTAAATCCAGAGTTTTacccaaaaaatatagtttcagGTTCACTCATGTATGTGCATGACATTATCATATACCCATAGCACttttttaaggaaaatcatcaaatgactcctcccgcagtgggttagcagcgtgagggagtgtcagactcttactgactaaaacccatctggttccatcgtaggccttttacAAGGgtcgtggtaactctttcgaacaataccgTAGATACCAATAATAGTGTCCAATATGGTGTCACTAGTGAACACTACACTTGCTTAACCATATTGCGAAGTTGtactacatttattatttaattttaaaatgatttatttttcttttcaagtaggtacttacaaacaaacatagcaACAAAACCTTTATGTATTTACACTAAAAACATCGACAGCTTCTCTATTTAAGTATAAACAtcaatttgtttgtatttaattcCCTGATCAAGTTGGAATTGCTTTTGATGTAACTCATATAAACAATAGCTGGCTTGAGGGCCTTGGTTAATGAACTTTCATCAGTAAGTGTGTTACTAGCTTCTTTCTGCGGCATTCCTCACCCAATGTTTTCACATACGCTCCTTCAAACGTTCGTAATAGTCTAAAACCTCGGAGATATTTTGGattcattataaatattatctGAAAATATCTTCACCTGTCAGGCCTACATTCATTTATGTTCAGACCGTTTTTTAGTGCAGTTGACAGTTCTATCAGTCAGTAAAACAATGCTATATTCTCTTGAAAATTGACagttgtcaactgcacaaaacatgCAGTAAGTACCACTTACTACTTACTACATATGTATTACGTATTATGCAAGTTGAAAGCACCAAATAAGAATTCTaaggtttttttatctaaacTCTTTGTAGACGCGGCAAGTCTGATTCAGCTCAGAAAGATGAATTAAATGTCTCCTGAAAATTAACTTTGTTCGTGACATTatcaattaataacaaaaagttTCCTGAACATTTCACGTTATAAATCATTTGGAAGTTAggagaaatattttgtttaaattataaactcAAATAATATATTGGAATGAAGAGTAATGATTGCATTTTGAGCTTATAGGTACGTAGTAGTTATTGAAAATATACACTCTAATATTAACAAGCCTTctgatttgttatttttgaaaaaaagtgcgttttgttatttttcaccacttgtttttataaaatacttttattattgtttaaaataatgataaaaaatatgatctaCTAAAATTACttgctttgtttttgttgattgaAAAACGAAATGCTGAAAAAACATTCTAAGATCTTTATTTAAAACCAATTAGCAGTGAATATTCTACAAAAAGCTCactcaatatttttaatcattacTCATTCAATCCGGTTCGAACTTATGTTCGAATCAAAGATGAGCTCCGTAGAAACGCATTCGACTCGCGGACGCCGCTACCTTTGACAAGGAAATAGCTTGTGATTACATTGATTGCCTGTTACGTGACTTTAGACTTAGTTACCTTAACTGTAGATACACACTTGACTAAATTATGTACGAAGTTAATCTTAGTTCACTTTCTTTGATGAAAGAGAATAGATTGATTGAGTCCTGTTTGTCTTCACATTgaagtcaaataaaatataatttagaagCTCAAACTTTAGGGAGGTTGATATTAAACTTTTGTTTGCAGTTTTCACTGTCTCATGGGATCACCAGTTCgaactttcaaaattattttttggtatAGAGCTCAGTGTCACTATCTTGGGTCTTGTACTACCACAGTTCCATAGTTTGACTAGTAACATTTTGGAATATGTGGCCGTGTTATATAacatgagatatttttttagcgccaATGAATCCAATTAGTCGCGTCAGCTGGCAGTGAGTGAGAATAGCTAACTAAAAGTTCAGACGGTACTGACCTTTCCACTTGGTATTTAAATGTTGGTAAGTATGTATATGGACTAAGATGGTATGATAAAAAAACACTCtcaaaattttaaacatttatttttcatatttcattAACTACACACTACAACATTGTTCTATTAATAATTAGCATAAAATACATGTCTATTAGGGTAAAGCACTTGCGctaaatactgaaatatgcCACTAACTACATGATACAGAGCGTAAAACAATTGAACGAACACATCAAGCTGAAACGACAGTAGTGGGACTTTGAAAATGAAATCGATTGAACGGCAAATCGATTGCGTAGTCTGCTTGCACATCACCAGGTCTCGTTGTCAAGTCTGCAAGCGGTGTAGGAGCATCGATAGAGGTAAATATAGAACCTGGTACATCTGAAGGTCCAGCGTAAATCGGATAAACTCTAGGTTCCGCCTCCTTTTTAACAGCTTTCGGTAATTCGGGTTGCCACGTCACTATTTCTGGGCCTTTAGTTGTTTTGTGTTCTTTGTTAGTTGCGATGTGTATTCTATCGCGTTTTACGATCTCTGTATCAGTCCAAGGGTTGTGAACGGAGAGGGCGGGAGGAGGCGTGGCAGGCATGACGCCGGCTGGAGGCCAGTCGTCCCGACTCCTCTTCTCATAATAGTCGTATGGGTACGAGTGGTAAAACCCGTAGTTCACCGGACTTGAAGCGATCTGGAACAGAACATCTGTTAACGGGTTACCCCGGTGATTTTAGTACCAGTGCATTTAAAGCCTAAACTTGTGATCAACATTATTATGACTGCGTTAGAATTGTTAGATGATTAGGAAAGAAGTAAGATCGATTATTGAAATTCATACCTTCCCCCTGTCATGATACCCATCACTACTAGTGTCTACCTAAAAGAGAATGgtgttatacatatttattatttatgttagtaggtattgttaatattattaagttctttCAATCTACTCTTTTCGTGTGACTTTTTCAGACGTTGTAACTTTGTTAGGGATTAATTTGTAAGTGTTAGCTATCTCTTACAAGGGGTAGTCCATACATTAATAGAATATTGTTTCGAAGAGCTGTTTGCTCTTTTTGATATAAAAGAGCCTAATAAAGTCTTAAAGTTGCTTTACAAACTTGTGCGATAAGTGTAGGAGCAAACTCCTTGAAGTTAAACATAATTTCGTTTTACGtattaaagttaatattttataatgctCTATGTTAATAAAGTGTTTGGATATCTACCTTTTTCAGTCCTTGTATTGATGCGAGTATGAGGGCCATTTTTGCGAGCAATAGTGCCTTGCCGCCTAGGACCGCTAGGAATTGGAAGCCCATGGGGACTAGCACCATGCCGATGGAGACGATGCCgaacatcatcatcgtcatcatttgGTGGCGCCGACGACCTCGGTATTCCACTGTCAAAGAGTTCAAAATAAGGAATAATGTAAAGAACAAAATATGCCTGATATTATTCTACCAACTACTATCGACGGGACAACTgattattataagtaatttttgtttaaatttaagtttaaaataattcccGAACATTGAATAATTTGATGACTAGTCGTTATCTTACTGAAAATACACACTCTCTTACACTCAACCCCAAACTATTTCATCACTCACAAAAGTCTCAACATGTAACTCAATAAACGGAATAATTAACTAATATTAATGTATACCTTTCTCAATAGTTTTTCCATCGTCAAAGTCAAACTTGATTACGTGAGTTTTCAGAACTTTAGCCATTCGTTGTACAGCGAGTGTACGCCATTCGCCTTCATCCAATTCTTTCTCAGTCCAGGAACTATAAAAGACAAACGAACATGACAGCTCTTAGGCGTACTTTTAATAGGTTTTGGCAAGCATTTTCTCGTTTTAGAACCAACACAGAGCGTGTGCGAGTGTTGGGTTAAAAAGTATGAAATAATCCTGACatgctataaaaatataacagttgTTTTGGTTTCGAGATAGATAAGAAAATTACCCTAATGTTATATACAGtacatttatattatgtaggtatttctttaaaaacattACTTGCAATAAACTAAACTTCATGGGCTTTAAAAATCATGAAAGTTTATTCAAATCATGTTGTAACACTTGATGAACTTGGAAGAATGGAATAGAAAGGAATGCAAGACAGACAAATTGTATTATAAAgaattataaattgaaaaataaattatggccAACACGTATCCTGagactgaaaatgaaaattgtggAAAACTGAAATTTGGAGCGAAAATTAAAATTCGAAGTCCCAGTGGATAACGTAAAGCGTGGTAAAGcgaatacataatttaataagaggaaaaataataaataaattggctgAACACTTTTTGTACAGGAAAAATGTCTGCTTATTTTTCCAGTTGACAGTATTCAGGTAAATAGTTAATTCACCAAAGAAATCCAGATTTCTTCAGTAACGGTAAAAAGCTGCGAAAGAAATGATCTAATCCACTTATCCTAGAAAGTGATTTCCAAATAGTGTTTTAGAGTATCCTGGATAGAATAACATGGTTAGTAATATTCATGTGAAATggactttcaaaataaataagtagctactgaatattatgtaggtattataatttGAATTATTAGATGATCAAAATCGCGGTGAAGATAATGTTCACAAGAACAATTTGCATGATTTTTATAGTCACAATTTTTTACACTACCAAacaactctttttcttttcatcatACGAATATCTACCTATATATTCCGGATCAGtgtttaatataataatcttAATATATCAAAGGCAGCGTCGGGTTACTCTGATTTAATAGAATGTACGCCACCCGGCCGTCGAGTGTATCACAATTTTCGGCCATATCGTGTCGGCCTACGCTTGAGCGAAAGCCTTCGTGTAAATTTTCCGGGAAAACGAATAATGATATATATCCTTGTATTTAATGTACCGTATTACTTACTGAAGAGCATCACGACAATATGAGCAGACGTTGTTTGTGTAAAAATAGTACAGAAAAAATATAGGCGTAGCAATGGAAACTAGGATATAAATAGAATGTAGACTTGTACTAGTTTTGGTTATAAGCTGCTTTATGCCTAATTGCCATGATAATTTAATAGGGTTTGATgcactaaataataaagaatgttACTGTAAAACATcgagttgcccaggtaactatGGGTTTGATGGTTGGGGTCAGGTAGACAGTCACTACACGTAAAACTGTTACTCAGCTACATACGGTTGGACTGGTAGACggccacaacatagttgggaaaaggatcggGAGTGTGAAACATCGGGTGacaattttattgtaggtaagtaTCAGATAAACTTTGTATGACTCAATTGTAGAATGTATGCATAATACAcgtacaaaacaaaagaatggcAACCACggttatataaaaagttttttttttaaataactgacGTGTGCCTTAATGTCGTCGTACGAAATTCAATATGGAGCACTCTAGACTTCATGATGTGATTCCTGTTAACTGAAGGGAAAAATCCACTAGCAAATGACGTGTAAACTACATAAATGGCTGATGTTAATCagaactgttattttattcgttGCCTACAGAGAGTACAAATACAGGGAGTGAATAAGTGCACTTAGAAATTGCTTCTATAGGTATATCTTGTAATACATTATTTCTATCTGTTtgctgttttaaataaatgtcaatACAACTGACTTTagaatccaaaatatttagtgtaAATTTATGCAGATCGTAATTTAACGAACTTTTGTTACCTCTGATATTCTTAAAATTCATCTACGGTTGGTCTACGTCTTCCCTAAATGAAACTAAGCCATATCACATTTTCAGCTTGGCGCTTAACACTTgagaaacaattaaaatattacacaaataCGTAAGTTTATTGTTATCGTATTAAGTACAAATATTTTGCAGAAACAACTGAAATAGGAGTCAGTTGCGCAATTTTATGCGACACCAGATTCGAACGACGTTGACGTATTGTCTCGGGGTCATTACCCTGACTTGTGTCTCGTACGATTGACGATCTTCGACATCacattataaaatgtttgtacgagtattttatttaaaggtatattattatagaaattgaTGAAGTTAAACATCGGAAGGACTACTGAAAGAACATATCAAGGGTAGTATAGATAGAGAGGTGTAGGtaatttttacactttttattttagaacactgattaaaaaaataatgccgagttttgtttataatttaaagatcaaagtcaaagtcaacagactttgactttgatcttTAAGAAAGAGTGcagattttgtttataaatagtaCATTTTTACTCGCATTCCTAGCAATGCTTGTTTgtgtacaatttattaatatcaaaatgtcCCTATTATAACAGGTTCCAACCAAAATAATTGTGCCTCTAAATATCAaaaaacaacatattatttaattagtgtCGGATTAATACGATGACACCTAATTACGGCATCAAATCCCGAGCGTAATTAATGAATTGTGGTTGGTTAGAGTAAATAATTAACACTGCCGGttcctatattattttaattttggtgtcCTATAAATCCAATAATCGTTAAAAATGAAGGGCAttcaattcaaaaataattaaatgcagGAACTTTGCAGGAACTAAAATTGTACCGACGACAGAGGCATATAAtgcaattttttatttgtatgataAACAAAAGAAGAACGATTGAATGCAAAAGCCCCTTTAAttcaaatcattaaaataaggTAAATTTGCAGTGATTTTTATCATAGACATTATTCTGAAAGATAGTTCCAAGAATAAAGACTGTCTGACATAGTACGTGATTAGCTAGAATTCTTTTCACACTGAAATTAATAAACTTTCTTAGAGCAAGTCATCTGAAAATCGATCATTTTTCCTGCAGGTATAGGTATGAAAATGCGCAGCAGGTTTAATTCTTGGAGACAAGacttcataattttatattaaatgctTAGTGTACTTTCTTGAAATATCTGCATGATAGTGATAAAACAATCATATAGCGTAGTTACCAAATAGGTAAAAAAGTTACATCTTAAATTATATCCTCATGCTTACCTGGTTTCGTTCTCAGGCATAACATTCCCAGATCTATCAACCAGTTCAAACCGCACCAAGTTGATCCCATCAGCCACAGGCACCACATCAGGGGTCAGTGACCTGTCGAGGGCTCTCAACGTCTTCCTCTTCATGCACCTTACGAACTTAGGGAAATACTCCTTGTGATCTATTACGTCTTTCACGTCCACTAACTAGGAAAAAAGGAGGAAATTTAATTTAAGGATGGGTCAAATATCTTCAGAGCAGGAGAAAATAATATGCTTTGATAAATGATCTTACACTCGAAattggattttgtttttttttttgtgtacgaTTGCTATTCGTGGacgtacctacattataaataccaatatcttaattattatgtttctgaataataataatttagtccAATAAGGTAAACAAATaactgaattaaaatattagaaCTTTTTTTCTTCTGAACGATAAATTATGATACGTTTATTCTCCATGTTTAATTCAGATAAATTTCAATATGACACTTTTTAATAGAGATTGGAAAATCTGTATTAAATATATTGAGTTTATTTCACTCCTAAACTACATATTGAATGCTGACTGAGCTATGTAATCTAGCtctgttaattaaataaacaaaaacgaaaaataagaaaagataaaaataatacgttttaaAACGCTACATCTTTATAATTCTCTCAATATGTATAGGTATAATATAGACAGTACCCGTTGCCAAAGCCGATTAAGGCGATTTCAAGCGGCTACTGCAGGCTTATACGAGGCATCAACGTGGACTAAGGACACTGTTGACAAATAACCTTAATGGCCAATTTCAATCTCAAGTATGTACACACTCGAATAAGATAACAATAGGGGGAAGATTTCGAAGAAAAATGACCTTCAAATCGCTCAAGGCCTGTGGGTGCCTTTTGTGATGGTTTTTATTGATATCTAAGTACCTTTTCACATCAACAAAAGCCTATTTGGTCGACCTAATCGGTCAAGCAATTGAATATTCAAGAAGACGGATTACCGTCTCCTCAAAAATATTTCTAGgatttattttccattttatttcCACGCTTTGAAAGTGTAGTCTTGTCACTAATTAATACACTACAGTTTCAAAAGGATGCACTTTAAAAACATCTTGAAAAGCAAGTAATAACAAGCTCgcaactaattttaaaaataaactttgagtTCTCATTTTTCCTGTGACGCGATCACTATCTATTTGTAGAATTTTACACGACTATTTACTTAAATCTGAAGATATTAAGTTGATCAAGGCAATCTTAGAGAGGGGTGCCACAAAAATGGTGACAATAATCTTTGAAAAACACATATTAGCACTTACTTTTTTAGAGCAATCCCGCCAAATAATCCGGATGACATCGGCCCCCTCTAGCCATAAATCTGCTATGAGCTGACTCATGTACGAGTCTGGATCGGTCTGTTTTTGTTCGCCATGACACCCCGTGATTACAGACACGGTTATTAAAGTTATCACCGAGAGGAGGGAACACATTGTCACGTATTTCATATCCTCACTTCAGCCATTTCTTGATGCGCGTACAAAGAGCTTCGACTCTGAAAGGAAAGTTagaaatacacatatatcgtgATATACTCCAAATGGAAAGGAATGTATTGGAGTGCCTATAAATATCTGGTAATAAAGCGGATACAGGTGTTAGCTGTTAATGGTGTCtttcttataaataattcaatgagACATATTTTGTGGTCTGCGGAGTTGAGCCTACGCGGTATTAGATGGTAACATATTTGGTacagaattattttattgaatttagttagtgttaatattttatttgtttttttttttttaccatcttATCCAAAATGAAGGTTAACTTTGTTCTAAAGAAAATCATAGAAGCATTCAACTAGCGATTCATTGaccaattacaaaatatttaggaTTTCATAAAAATGCCCAATTTCTTATTGTTCGTTTGAATAAGAAAGTTATAATAAACAATTATAAGTTCTGAAAGGGTAGAATGAGCAAATAAGTCGGTATGAAAGTTTGAAATGCCGACTCTTGCGTGTTCTGAAAAGTCTTGTACCGTGGGTCGTAATTTGTGAAACCAGTGCCTAAGAACTTAACCTGGATTTTTGGCAGGCTAaagtatcaatatttttatcattaccGAAATAGAATAAAATGGAGATTTAGGGGAATTCGAATTGAGAAAATCAACAGCTGATGAGAAATAATGAGaatgatttcatttatttgtctCACAAAAGCTATCGTAACAACTAAAGAATATATCTTAAAACTGCTTATTTCCTCATAATATAGATTTTGAttcgtatttaaatatttaacaaacacTCATCGCTTCTCCCTACAAAGATACTTACCTGCAAAGTTGTCGCGTTTCCGACATTTCCCGTAGGCGTTGATAAATGAATGATCCTaccttttcatttaattttacttataCTATTTATCACATCTAAACTTTTACTCTTTGAGGATTAATAGAAGTTAGTTAAAAACAAAGATTaagtattaaaacttttatcCTCCTATATTAGAATTAGAATCTTAAAAGTATATAATCCAAGAAGCTTAATATTTAAAGGTATATTTCAATATGAATTAAGGGCCTACTGTTTTGTATTTTAcgataaatactgaaaactaataactttaaaatctttggaataattttaatataaaattctaacCTAACCCTTACCTGCAAAGCTTGTAAAACCAACACTGAATATTCAG contains:
- the LOC124632124 gene encoding uncharacterized protein LOC124632124 translates to MKYVTMCSLLSVITLITVSVITGCHGEQKQTDPDSYMSQLIADLWLEGADVIRIIWRDCSKKLVDVKDVIDHKEYFPKFVRCMKRKTLRALDRSLTPDVVPVADGINLVRFELVDRSGNVMPENETSSWTEKELDEGEWRTLAVQRMAKVLKTHVIKFDFDDGKTIEKVEYRGRRRHQMMTMMMFGIVSIGMVLVPMGFQFLAVLGGKALLLAKMALILASIQGLKKIASSPVNYGFYHSYPYDYYEKRSRDDWPPAGVMPATPPPALSVHNPWTDTEIVKRDRIHIATNKEHKTTKGPEIVTWQPELPKAVKKEAEPRVYPIYAGPSDVPGSIFTSIDAPTPLADLTTRPGDVQADYAIDLPFNRFHFQSPTTVVSA